The Piliocolobus tephrosceles isolate RC106 chromosome 3, ASM277652v3, whole genome shotgun sequence genome has a window encoding:
- the GUF1 gene encoding translation factor GUF1, mitochondrial isoform X3, whose protein sequence is MKNVTEAQIGDTLYLHKQPVEPLPGFKSAKPMVFAGMYPVDQSEYNNLKSAIEKLTLNDSSVTVHRDSSLALGAGWRLGFLGLLHMEVFNQRLELEYNASVILTTPTVPYKAVLSSSKLIKEYREKEITIINPAQFPDKSKVTEYLEPVVLGTIITPDEYTGKIMMLCEARRAVQKNMIFIDQNRVMLKYLFPLNEIVVDFYDSLKSLSSGYASFDYEDAGYQTAELVKMDILLNGNNVEELVTVVHKDKAHLIGKAICERLKDSLPRQLFEIAIQAAIGSKIIARETVKAYRKNVLAKCYGGDITRKMKLLKRQAEGKKKLRKIGNVEVPKDAFIKVLKTQSSK, encoded by the exons ATGAAAAATGTCACTGAAGCGCAAATAGGAGATACATTATATTTACATAAGCAACCAGTGGAGCCCTTGCCTGGGTTTAAATCAGCGAAACCAATGGTATTTGCAG GAATGTATCCTGTAGACCAGTCTGAATATAACAACCTGAAGAGTGCTATAGAAAAACTAACTTTAAATGATTCCAGTGTGACAGTTCATCGGGATAGTAGCCTTGCTCTGGGTGCTGGCTGGAG GCTAGGATTTCTTGGACTTTTGCACATGGAAGTTTTCAACCAGCGACTGGAGCTAGAATATAACGCTTCTGTTATTTTAACAACCCCTACTGTTCCATATAAAGCTGTACTTTCATCATCAAAATTGATAAAG gaatatagagaaaaagaaattacaattaTCAATCCTGCACAATTCCCCGATAAATCAAAAGTAACAGAATATTTGGAGCCAGTTGTTTTGGGCACTATTATCACACCAGATGAATACACTGGAAAAATAATGATGCTTTGCGAG gCTCGAAGAGCAGTTCAGAAGAATATGATATTTATTGATCAAAATAGAGTTATGCTTAAATATCTCTTTCCTTTGAATGAAATTGTGGTAGATTTTTATGACTCTTTGAAATCCCTATCTTCTGGATATGCTAg ttttgatTACGAAGATGCAGGCTACCAGACTGCAGAACTTGTGAAAATGGATATTCTACTGAATGGAAATAATGTAGAGGAGCTAGTAACTGTTGTACACAA AGACAAAGCACACTTAATTGGCAAAGCCATATGTGAACGGCTGAAGGATTCTCTTCCTAGGCAACTGTTTGAGATAGCAATTCAAGCTGCTATTGGAAGTAAAATCATTGCAAGAGAAAC TGTGAAAGCCTATAGGAAAAATGTTTTGGCAAAATGT tatggTGGTGATATTACCCGAAAAATGAAGCTTTTGAAGAGACaagcagaagggaaaaaaaagctgaGGAAAATTGGCAACGTTGAAGTTCCAAAAGATGCTTTTATAAAAGTGCTGAAAACACAATCTTCTAAATAA